A DNA window from Octopus sinensis linkage group LG25, ASM634580v1, whole genome shotgun sequence contains the following coding sequences:
- the LOC115224365 gene encoding merlin isoform X2 codes for MPFANMKKVASVSSNAKTYPVRVATMDAELQFVIESRTTGKELFEMVCRTIGLRESWYFGLQFVDSKGYVAWLKFDKRVLNQDVPKENPIPFLFLAKLFPEDVSEELIQEITQHLFFLQVKQSILNMDIYCPPEASVLLASYAVQAKLGDYDEGNYKPGMLSSEDLLPQRVIDQYQMTPEMWAERIKVWYADHRGLPRDEAEMEYLKIVQDFQMYGVNYFQIKNKRQTDLWLGVDAHGLNIYERDNRLEAKISFPWCEIKTVSFKDKKFTIKPMDKKSPDFVFNAPKVRINKLILELCVGNRELYMRRRRTDSMEIQQMKTHAREEKARRQLDRTRLAREKQLKEEAMREKQELERKLLALQEEMRNAHEALMRSEESADLLAEKARIAEEEAVLLRRKSAEVDAEIQRIKISAMKSDEERMLMECRAREAEMMAATLLEDSGRRASQAEQLKQEVVKARMAERQANEKLAEITRASHDSILKLTSNLELPDVGLIADFCGEDDAMEASFDFPKTSDMDQLSLKIEKERVEYMEKSKHLHQQLQDLKTEIEVLKVEENQTELDRLHEESVTRGDTKYSTLRRIRSTSGKARVAFFEEL; via the exons TCACGAACCACAGGGAAAGAACTTTTTGAAATGGTGTGTCGAACGATTGGTCTTCGGGAGTCTTGGTACTTTGGTTTACAGTTTGTCGATTCCAAAGGATATGTTGCCTGGCTAAAGTTTGATAAAAGg gtTTTAAATCAGGATGTACCCAAAGAAAACCCAATTCCATTTCTGTTTCTTGCCAAACTCTTTCCTGAAGATGTCTCTGAAGAACTTATCCAAGAAATCacccaacatttatttttcctccAAGTCAAACAGTCAATCCTTAACATGGATATTTACTGTCCACCTGAAGCTTCGGTTCTTCTTGCTTCATACGCAGTCCAAGCCAAG TTAGGAGATTATGACGAAGGGAACTATAAACCTGGGATGTTATCCAGTGAAGATCTGCTTCCTCAGAGGGTTATCGACCAATATCAGATGACTCCTGAAATGTGGGCCGAGAGAATCAAAGTATGGTATGCTGATCATAGAGGATTGCCAAG gGATGAAGCTGAGATGGAATATTTAAAGATTGTTCAAGATTTCCAGATGTATGGAGTAAACTATTTTCAAATCAAG AATAAACGCCAAACTGACCTTTGGTTAGGAGTTGATGCtcatggtttaaatatttatgaaagagaTAACCGCCTTGAAGCTAAAATATCGTTTCCCTGGTGTGAGATTAAGACAGTTTCCTTTAAAGATAAAAAG tttACCATCAAACCCATGGATAAGAAATCCCCTGACTTTGTATTCAATGCTCCAAAAGTTCGAATCAACAAACTG ATTCTTGAACTCTGTGTTGGGAACCGTGAATTATACATGAGGAGACGAAGAACAGATTCTATGGAAATTCAACAGATGAAAACTCACGCTAGAGAAGAAAAGGCTCGAAGACAG CTTGACCGCACACGACTTGCACGagagaaacaattaaaagaagaagCCATGCGTGAAAAACAAGAACTGGAAAGAAAATTACTTGCTTTGCAGGAGGAAATGCGAAATGCACACGAAGCATTG ATGCGGTCTGAAGAATCTGCCGATTTACTTGCAGAAAAGGCTCGAATCGCAGAAGAAGAAGCTGTGTTACTTAGAAGGAAATCTGCCGAAGTCGATGCCGAAATCCAACGTATCAAGATCTCTGCAATGAAA AGTGACGAGGAACGTATGCTGATGGAATGTCGAGCCAGGGAAGCCGAGATGATGGCAGCGACGCTGTTGGAAGATTCTGGTCGAAG AGCTAGTCAGGCTGAACAGCTGAAGCAAGAGGTTGTCAAAGCCAGAATGGCCGAAAGACAAGCAAACGAGAAATTAGCTGAGATTACAAGAGCATCACATGAT agcaTCTTAAAATTGACGTCTAACCTGGAACTCCCAGATGTCGGTCTCATCGCTGATTTCTGTGGCGAAGATGATGCAATGGAGGCCAGCTTCGATTTCCCAAAAACTAGTGATATGGATCAACTTTCTCTTAAAATCGAGAAAGAAAG AGTAGAGTACATGGAGAAAAGTAAACATCTGCACCAACAGCTCCAGGACCTGAAGACAGAAATTGAAGTTTTAAAGGTGGAGGAGAACCAGACAGAACTGGATCGACTGCACGAAGAGAGTGTAACGAGGGGAGACACCAAATACTCTACGCTTAGGAGG
- the LOC115224365 gene encoding merlin isoform X1, with product MPFANMKKVASVSSNAKTYPVRVATMDAELQFVIESRTTGKELFEMVCRTIGLRESWYFGLQFVDSKGYVAWLKFDKRVLNQDVPKENPIPFLFLAKLFPEDVSEELIQEITQHLFFLQVKQSILNMDIYCPPEASVLLASYAVQAKLGDYDEGNYKPGMLSSEDLLPQRVIDQYQMTPEMWAERIKVWYADHRGLPRDEAEMEYLKIVQDFQMYGVNYFQIKNKRQTDLWLGVDAHGLNIYERDNRLEAKISFPWCEIKTVSFKDKKFTIKPMDKKSPDFVFNAPKVRINKLILELCVGNRELYMRRRRTDSMEIQQMKTHAREEKARRQLDRTRLAREKQLKEEAMREKQELERKLLALQEEMRNAHEALMRSEESADLLAEKARIAEEEAVLLRRKSAEVDAEIQRIKISAMKSDEERMLMECRAREAEMMAATLLEDSGRRASQAEQLKQEVVKARMAERQANEKLAEITRASHDVSTVESILKLTSNLELPDVGLIADFCGEDDAMEASFDFPKTSDMDQLSLKIEKERVEYMEKSKHLHQQLQDLKTEIEVLKVEENQTELDRLHEESVTRGDTKYSTLRRIRSTSGKARVAFFEEL from the exons TCACGAACCACAGGGAAAGAACTTTTTGAAATGGTGTGTCGAACGATTGGTCTTCGGGAGTCTTGGTACTTTGGTTTACAGTTTGTCGATTCCAAAGGATATGTTGCCTGGCTAAAGTTTGATAAAAGg gtTTTAAATCAGGATGTACCCAAAGAAAACCCAATTCCATTTCTGTTTCTTGCCAAACTCTTTCCTGAAGATGTCTCTGAAGAACTTATCCAAGAAATCacccaacatttatttttcctccAAGTCAAACAGTCAATCCTTAACATGGATATTTACTGTCCACCTGAAGCTTCGGTTCTTCTTGCTTCATACGCAGTCCAAGCCAAG TTAGGAGATTATGACGAAGGGAACTATAAACCTGGGATGTTATCCAGTGAAGATCTGCTTCCTCAGAGGGTTATCGACCAATATCAGATGACTCCTGAAATGTGGGCCGAGAGAATCAAAGTATGGTATGCTGATCATAGAGGATTGCCAAG gGATGAAGCTGAGATGGAATATTTAAAGATTGTTCAAGATTTCCAGATGTATGGAGTAAACTATTTTCAAATCAAG AATAAACGCCAAACTGACCTTTGGTTAGGAGTTGATGCtcatggtttaaatatttatgaaagagaTAACCGCCTTGAAGCTAAAATATCGTTTCCCTGGTGTGAGATTAAGACAGTTTCCTTTAAAGATAAAAAG tttACCATCAAACCCATGGATAAGAAATCCCCTGACTTTGTATTCAATGCTCCAAAAGTTCGAATCAACAAACTG ATTCTTGAACTCTGTGTTGGGAACCGTGAATTATACATGAGGAGACGAAGAACAGATTCTATGGAAATTCAACAGATGAAAACTCACGCTAGAGAAGAAAAGGCTCGAAGACAG CTTGACCGCACACGACTTGCACGagagaaacaattaaaagaagaagCCATGCGTGAAAAACAAGAACTGGAAAGAAAATTACTTGCTTTGCAGGAGGAAATGCGAAATGCACACGAAGCATTG ATGCGGTCTGAAGAATCTGCCGATTTACTTGCAGAAAAGGCTCGAATCGCAGAAGAAGAAGCTGTGTTACTTAGAAGGAAATCTGCCGAAGTCGATGCCGAAATCCAACGTATCAAGATCTCTGCAATGAAA AGTGACGAGGAACGTATGCTGATGGAATGTCGAGCCAGGGAAGCCGAGATGATGGCAGCGACGCTGTTGGAAGATTCTGGTCGAAG AGCTAGTCAGGCTGAACAGCTGAAGCAAGAGGTTGTCAAAGCCAGAATGGCCGAAAGACAAGCAAACGAGAAATTAGCTGAGATTACAAGAGCATCACATGATGTAAGTACAGTGGAA agcaTCTTAAAATTGACGTCTAACCTGGAACTCCCAGATGTCGGTCTCATCGCTGATTTCTGTGGCGAAGATGATGCAATGGAGGCCAGCTTCGATTTCCCAAAAACTAGTGATATGGATCAACTTTCTCTTAAAATCGAGAAAGAAAG AGTAGAGTACATGGAGAAAAGTAAACATCTGCACCAACAGCTCCAGGACCTGAAGACAGAAATTGAAGTTTTAAAGGTGGAGGAGAACCAGACAGAACTGGATCGACTGCACGAAGAGAGTGTAACGAGGGGAGACACCAAATACTCTACGCTTAGGAGG